One genomic window of Candidatus Aminicenantes bacterium includes the following:
- a CDS encoding glycosyltransferase: FARHDLVADSRAIAGFYKDKFRCDPLYISYGAPVISAADFPQAECVLQPLGVEPKGYILQVTRMVPENNTLCLVEAFRKSKTEKKLLLVGGDAYDTEYIRAIRNAAAADDRIRLPGPIYDKRVVNTLLANAFAYFHGNEVGGTNPALLQALGAGAVVLAVDTIYNREVVTDLGFYFSANAAAVAEQLERILDLDKPARKQLGERARQRIARDYNWDDVARSYAQAIQQRVERL, from the coding sequence TGTTTGCCCGTCACGACCTGGTGGCCGATTCCCGTGCCATCGCCGGTTTTTACAAAGACAAGTTCCGCTGCGACCCCCTCTACATCAGCTACGGAGCCCCGGTGATCTCTGCAGCCGATTTTCCGCAGGCTGAATGTGTTTTACAGCCCCTGGGTGTTGAACCCAAAGGCTACATCCTGCAGGTAACGCGCATGGTACCGGAAAACAACACCCTGTGCCTGGTGGAGGCATTCCGGAAATCAAAAACAGAAAAGAAGTTGCTGCTGGTGGGCGGGGATGCGTATGACACCGAGTACATCCGCGCCATCCGCAACGCCGCCGCCGCGGACGATCGCATCCGGCTACCCGGCCCGATCTATGACAAACGCGTGGTTAACACTTTGCTGGCAAACGCCTTTGCCTATTTTCACGGCAACGAAGTGGGCGGGACCAACCCGGCTTTGCTCCAGGCCTTGGGCGCCGGGGCGGTGGTTCTGGCTGTGGACACCATCTACAACCGTGAAGTTGTAACAGACCTGGGCTTTTATTTTTCAGCCAACGCCGCCGCCGTGGCCGAACAATTAGAGCGCATCCTGGACCTGGATAAGCCGGCGCGAAAGCAGTTGGGCGAGCGGGCGCGCCAACGCATTGCCCGGGATTACAACTGGGACGACGTGGCGCGCAGTTACGCGCAAGCCATACAGCAACGCGTGGAGCGGCTGTAA